A region from the Serinus canaria isolate serCan28SL12 chromosome 10, serCan2020, whole genome shotgun sequence genome encodes:
- the NR2E3 gene encoding photoreceptor-specific nuclear receptor translates to MAASPAGSVVSAGLDESPTGLSPAPGKELSPVLLCKVCGDTSSGKHYGIYACNGCSGFFKRSVRRKLIYRCQAGTGLCPVDKAHRNQCQACRLKKCLQAGMNKDAVQNERQPRSTAQVQLDSIQLDAELPPEHVATTCEVPPSPCPAPRGPGATVTPGPRAPTPPTNHRFMASLMTAETCAKLEPEDADETVDVTGGEPERAAGEYQVAPYPAASPENIYETSARLLFMAVKWAKNLPVFSNLPFRDQVILLEEAWSELFLLCAIQWSMPLESCPLLAVPEPGPGKLLPATLDVRALQETLGRFKALAVDPTEFACMKAVVLFKPETRGLKDPEQVENLQDQSQVMLGQHNRSHYPGQPVRFGKLLLLLPALRFISSERVELLFFRRTIGNTPMEKLLCDMFKN, encoded by the exons ATGGCTGCGTCCCCGGCGGGGTCGGTGGTGAGCGCCGGGCTGGATGAGAGTCCCACGG ggctgagcccagcccctgggaaggagctgagcccGGTGCTGCTGTGCAAGGTGTGTGGGGACACCAGCAGTGGGAAGCACTACGGCATCTACGCCTGCAATGGCTGCAGCGGCTTCTTCAAGCGCAGCGTCCGCAGGAAGCTCATCTACAG gtgccaggcagggacagggctgtgcccagtggACAAGGCTCACCGCAACCAGTGCCAGGCCTGCCGGCTCAAGAAGTGCCTGCAGGCTGGCATGAACAAGGACG ctgtgcagaaCGAGCGCCAGCCCCGCAGCACAGCCCAGGTCCAGCTGGACAGCATCCAGCTGGATGCTGAGCTGCCCCCTGAGCACGTGGCCACCACATGTGAGGTCCCCCCATCACCCTGTCCGGCTCCTCGTGGTCCTGGTGCCACTGTCACCCCGGGTCCCCGAGCACCCACACCACCCACCAACCATCGCTTCATGGCCAGCCTGATGACGGCCGAGACCTGCGCCAAGCTGGAGCCCGAGGACG CTGATGAGACAGTGGATGTGACGGGCGGTGAGCCGGAGCGGGCAGCTGGCGAGTACCAGGTGGCGCCGTACCCGGCAGCCAGCCCCGAAAACATCTATGAGACCTCAGCACGTCTCCTCTTCATGGCAGTGAAATGGGCCAAGAACCTGCCTGTCTTCTCCAACCTGCCCTTCCGTGACCAG GTGATCCTGCTGGAGGAAGCATGGAGtgagctgttcctgctgtgtgCCATCCAGTGGTCCATGCCCCTGGAGAGCTGCCCgctgctggctgtccctgagccgggccctgggaagctgctgccgGCCACCCTGGACGTGCGGGCGCTGCAGGAGACCCTCGGCCGCTTCAAGGCGTTGGCTGTTGACCCCACGGAATTTGCCTGCATGAAGGCCGTGGTGCTCTTCAAACCAG AGACCCGTGGCCTGAAGGACCCTGAGCAGGTGGAGAACCTGCAGGACCAGTCACAGGTGATGCTGGGCCAGCACAACCGTTCCCACTACCCCGGGCAACCCGTCAG gtttgggaagctgctgctgctcctcccagcgCTGCGCTTCATCTCCTCGGAGCGCGTGGAGCTGCTCTTCTTCCGCCGCACCATCGGCAACACCCCCAtggagaagctgctgtgtgACATGTTCAAGAACTGA